The Tindallia californiensis genome window below encodes:
- a CDS encoding ABC transporter substrate-binding protein has product MMKQRKEILWTVMFLGLMSFLLLAGCHGGSTDADSDTSQEVELTQEVEKDLYEKEVVLAGPRDVAPGPEDAFYMSSILSVWEPLVAIGPDQQPAPKLATHWERNEDATEWIFHLKEGVTFHDGHSFDADAVIANYDRYSNMHGKSSSFYTFHFDAVYPHFESIEKIEDHQVKMIFSEPFALLPYNMANFGSAMYSPDSFDETTDFTTIAQGTGPFRLVEHERNQYVKLEANEDYYGEKAQVKNIQIRIIPDPQTRFAALKAEEIMGVLDLGALTPELTKQLLDDDRFALSYQPSTISHYLSCNGTRFPFNDPKMKKALSLAIDRELLVQEFYNGYPEPTVNILNAASPFAKPISPVYDPEKAKTLVTEVLGDQTPELEIIVPSWALDRYPYKEQAEYLQSVLSELGLPSSISIMDGAAFRERQSQGDFDISLHIQGLPDLNPMTIFNRFMHSEGSTNIAYSLGFSNERVDELLAQLAVETELDLIKEAVNELQTISAEDISTLPMFHDVTLAPHHKSLKNYEATVYGVDLPGISWR; this is encoded by the coding sequence ATGATGAAACAAAGAAAAGAAATATTATGGACCGTGATGTTTCTCGGGCTTATGAGCTTTTTACTCTTAGCCGGATGCCATGGCGGATCAACGGATGCTGATTCGGATACCTCACAGGAAGTTGAACTCACTCAGGAAGTTGAAAAGGATCTCTATGAAAAAGAGGTTGTGTTGGCTGGTCCAAGAGATGTCGCCCCAGGTCCGGAGGATGCTTTTTACATGAGCTCCATTTTATCCGTATGGGAACCTCTGGTAGCCATCGGACCCGATCAGCAACCAGCTCCTAAGCTGGCAACCCATTGGGAACGCAACGAAGATGCTACGGAATGGATTTTTCACCTAAAGGAAGGTGTCACTTTTCATGACGGTCATTCTTTTGACGCGGATGCGGTCATTGCCAATTATGATCGCTATTCAAACATGCATGGAAAAAGTTCCTCCTTCTACACCTTCCATTTCGATGCTGTATATCCCCATTTTGAATCCATCGAAAAAATAGAGGACCATCAGGTGAAAATGATTTTCTCAGAACCTTTTGCCTTGCTTCCTTATAATATGGCTAATTTTGGCAGTGCCATGTATAGTCCGGATTCCTTTGACGAAACAACGGATTTTACGACGATTGCTCAGGGAACAGGTCCTTTCAGGCTGGTGGAACATGAAAGGAACCAATATGTAAAGCTGGAAGCCAACGAAGATTATTATGGCGAAAAAGCTCAGGTGAAAAATATTCAAATTCGAATTATTCCAGATCCACAGACTCGATTTGCTGCCTTAAAAGCCGAAGAAATCATGGGCGTTTTAGATTTGGGCGCTTTAACACCAGAATTAACCAAACAGTTATTGGACGATGATCGTTTTGCCCTTTCTTACCAGCCATCAACCATTTCTCATTACTTGTCTTGTAATGGAACACGGTTTCCTTTTAATGATCCGAAGATGAAAAAAGCCCTTAGTTTAGCCATTGACCGAGAACTGCTGGTGCAAGAGTTTTATAACGGTTATCCAGAACCTACCGTCAACATTCTCAACGCCGCTTCTCCCTTTGCTAAACCCATTTCTCCAGTCTATGATCCAGAAAAAGCCAAGACCTTGGTCACAGAAGTCCTTGGTGATCAAACACCGGAACTTGAAATTATTGTTCCTTCCTGGGCCTTAGACCGGTACCCTTATAAAGAACAGGCGGAATACCTGCAATCCGTCTTATCGGAACTTGGCTTGCCTTCCAGCATCAGCATCATGGATGGTGCCGCTTTTCGAGAGCGTCAGTCACAGGGAGACTTTGATATCTCTTTGCATATTCAAGGATTGCCAGATCTAAACCCAATGACCATTTTTAACCGATTTATGCACAGTGAAGGAAGTACCAATATTGCTTATAGTTTGGGTTTTTCCAATGAACGTGTAGATGAATTGCTGGCTCAGCTAGCTGTTGAAACAGAGCTGGATCTCATCAAAGAAGCCGTTAATGAATTACAAACCATTTCTGCCGAAGATATTTCCACCCTGCCGATGTTTCATGATGTAACCTTGGCACCGCATCATAAATCCCTTAAAAATTATGAAGCTACCGTTTATGGAGTGGATTTACCCGGCATTTCCTGGAGATAG
- a CDS encoding methyl-accepting chemotaxis protein, producing the protein MKFKGKLTAVLLIAFAVMIAATSMIGYFNARNILEEGVYADGEAEAESLVQYIEAWLGQKVASVATLAGIVEDPFIMDRLLEETLESDYLKPTGFDEDMVHYYLGFVDGTFITGSGWVPPEDYDMTHRLWYMEAKQTGKPSVTEVYQDLNTDQYMVSATAPFYDSNQQFTGAAVSDIYLDTLTQTIAEVEIGESGYGFLVSQDGTVLTHPSEELINTNFNDHSFFDTIYQEAVEKERGVQHYREGGMNKILFHQKVASTGWVLGVVLDEDEVYQPLISLRNQYMLIGGLGMLLVILLSVGIAQKTVAPIKHISQAMDRLAQYDLTENQAHANDSFQNRTDEIGDMTRSLITLQENFAKLVKDIKGHSQQLATSAEELTATSQQSSTASQEVAKTIEEIAKGATDQAQNVETAVQNVTEMENSLTQNKEYVLSVKNITEEIQQQKDKGIDVMDKLSATMDRSGQLIGVMSEAVQSNQASADKIDNASSMIQAIADQTNLLALNAAIEAARAGEQGRGFAVVAEEIRKLAEESNTFTGEIKGIIEELKEKSQTAVQAMGEINEALSIERVSKDETETQFSNIADAVEKAGILVEKLTASSNTIETNKDHLVQIMENLSAISEENAAGTEEASASVEEQTASMEEISSATEVLSDMAAKMDTAMWVFKL; encoded by the coding sequence ATGAAGTTTAAAGGTAAATTAACAGCGGTCCTTTTAATTGCGTTTGCTGTAATGATTGCTGCTACTTCTATGATTGGTTATTTTAATGCACGAAATATTTTAGAAGAAGGTGTTTATGCCGATGGAGAAGCTGAGGCAGAGTCTCTGGTACAGTATATTGAAGCCTGGCTCGGACAAAAGGTAGCTTCTGTAGCTACTTTAGCCGGAATCGTAGAAGATCCTTTTATCATGGACAGATTATTGGAAGAGACTCTGGAGTCCGATTACTTAAAACCTACAGGTTTTGATGAGGACATGGTGCATTACTACCTGGGTTTTGTGGATGGCACCTTTATTACCGGTAGTGGCTGGGTTCCACCGGAGGACTATGACATGACCCACAGGCTTTGGTATATGGAAGCAAAGCAAACAGGTAAACCAAGCGTTACAGAAGTATATCAAGATTTGAATACCGATCAATATATGGTTTCTGCCACAGCACCCTTTTATGATAGCAACCAACAGTTTACCGGTGCCGCTGTCAGTGATATTTATTTAGATACATTAACCCAAACCATTGCTGAAGTAGAGATAGGCGAATCTGGTTATGGTTTTCTCGTTTCCCAAGATGGAACGGTTCTAACCCATCCTTCTGAGGAATTAATCAACACCAATTTTAATGATCATTCTTTTTTTGACACCATCTATCAGGAAGCCGTAGAAAAAGAAAGAGGTGTCCAGCATTACCGGGAAGGCGGCATGAATAAAATTCTTTTTCATCAAAAGGTAGCTTCTACTGGCTGGGTTTTGGGGGTTGTTCTTGATGAAGACGAGGTCTACCAGCCACTAATTAGTCTTCGGAATCAGTATATGCTTATTGGCGGTCTGGGAATGCTACTTGTCATCCTGCTGTCTGTCGGCATTGCACAAAAAACCGTAGCTCCTATTAAACATATTTCTCAAGCAATGGACCGACTAGCTCAGTATGATCTAACAGAAAATCAAGCTCATGCAAATGATTCCTTTCAGAACCGAACAGATGAGATTGGCGATATGACCCGCTCCTTGATCACCCTGCAGGAAAATTTTGCAAAGTTGGTAAAAGACATCAAAGGTCATTCCCAACAATTGGCTACTTCAGCAGAGGAATTGACAGCTACCAGCCAACAGTCTTCCACCGCTTCCCAGGAAGTGGCAAAAACCATTGAAGAAATCGCCAAAGGTGCAACAGATCAGGCGCAAAATGTGGAAACGGCTGTACAGAATGTAACTGAAATGGAAAATTCCCTCACCCAAAATAAGGAATATGTGCTTTCCGTTAAAAATATTACCGAAGAAATCCAACAACAAAAGGATAAAGGCATCGACGTAATGGATAAGCTGTCCGCCACCATGGATCGAAGCGGTCAGTTGATAGGCGTCATGAGCGAAGCCGTTCAAAGCAACCAGGCCAGTGCCGATAAAATCGATAATGCCAGCAGCATGATTCAGGCCATTGCCGATCAGACCAATTTACTGGCACTAAACGCTGCCATCGAAGCCGCCAGAGCCGGTGAGCAGGGTCGAGGATTTGCGGTGGTTGCTGAAGAAATCCGAAAACTGGCGGAAGAGTCAAACACCTTTACTGGCGAAATCAAAGGCATCATTGAAGAACTTAAAGAAAAATCCCAGACAGCCGTGCAGGCAATGGGTGAAATCAATGAAGCACTGAGTATCGAAAGAGTTAGTAAAGACGAAACCGAAACACAGTTTTCTAACATTGCCGATGCCGTAGAAAAAGCCGGTATCCTGGTAGAGAAACTGACAGCCTCTAGCAATACCATCGAAACCAACAAAGATCATCTGGTTCAGATTATGGAAAATCTATCGGCTATTTCAGAAGAAAATGCAGCGGGAACAGAAGAAGCTTCTGCTTCCGTCGAAGAACAAACCGCTTCTATGGAAGAAATTTCCAGTGCCACAGAGGTCTTATCTGATATGGCCGCCAAAATGGATACCGCCATGTGGGTATTTAAGCTGTAA